Below is a genomic region from Brassica rapa cultivar Chiifu-401-42 chromosome A08, CAAS_Brap_v3.01, whole genome shotgun sequence.
tacttaataaaatataatttatttattaataataactcaatgattataaattttcttaaacattttttaaaattgaccATTCTTATATAAAACCATTCATGAATCTCGTTCaagataaaattatttcagTTTTAGATAGCTACAGATTTTCTCTCatttgtttgatatttttttttcaaaatgaaaaaaataggGAAGATGCTTTGAACATAGACCTAAACTTAAAAGAAAACTAATTTTGACAACCTTTAtgattgaatttttttcaactttttgtTAAATGATGGTATCTTTGTTACTACTTTGGTCAGGAGGAAAAGATAATGATATTCGAATGCGTAGTAGTTAAGCTGAACTCAGCTCTCTCTTTTTGTCAATCAGTATGTTATGGTTTTGCATAAATAttctatattttgatttttaaaaaataaaattaattgaaatatAGCTGGAGATTTATAATCCAAAATGACATTAAAATGGAGTATTCAAAGCGGCGAGGACTACATTACATATACTTATGACCAGAAATTAAACTATCAACAATATTAATCAGTttctaatttcttttaataaggGTGTGCCGCATATTGTATCGACCATGTAAACAAAGTTACACACTCATGTTTGTCTTGTGTCGTTGAAGTGTTAGAAGAATAGTTTATGCACATATAtgatcattttaatattttaaacacttcaaaaaaaaaaattgaaagcctACTTACTTCTCAACAACTGAAAACAAAGAAATGTATCAATCAAACACGAAAGAGTAAAAGCGTCAATTAAGTAAATGGTCAACATTGGCGTCTTCAAATTCCGATGTCCCGAGAGACCATCTCTCTTTCTGTTCTCTAAAACACTCGCCACCATTACTAATACTATAACCacaaaatcttctttttttctttcacccaactctctctctctcagttcCCACTCGTGATCCGAAAGCATGAGTCTTAGAGACCCGAATCCAGTAACTAACACACCCGGATCCTTTTCGGATCCAGGCGGGTTCGCTATAAACAGCAGAATCATGTTCACCGCCATAATCATAATCATATTCTTCGTCATTCTCATGGTCTCTCTTCACCTCTACTCTCGTTGCTACCTCCACCGCTCTCGCCGTTTCCACATCCGCCGCTTAAACCGTAGTAGACGCGCCGCCGCCGCTATGACCTTCTTCGCCGATCCTTCCTCCTCCACCTCCGAGGTCACCACTCGCGGTCTCGACCCCTCCGTCGTCAAATCTCTTCCCACTTTCACGTTCTCCGCCGCAGCCGCCCCGGACGCGATCGAGTGTGCGGTTTGCCTCTCGGAGTTTGAGGAGAGCGAACCGGGTCGGGTTTTGCCCAATTGCAAGCACGCGTTTCATGTTGAGTGCATTGATATGTGGTTTCTTTCTCATTCCTCTTGTCCTCTGTGCCGATCGCTCGTCGAACCTATCGCCGGAGTTGTAAAAACTGCGGCGGAGGAAGTCGCGATTTCGATTTCTGACCCGGTTTCAGGCGACACAAACGACGTTATAGGAGCTGGGACTTCCGATCATGAAGATTCCAGGGGGAAACCGGCGGCGATTGAAGTCTCAACGAGGAATCTCGGAGAATCGGAGAACGAGTTGAGTCGGAGTAACTCGTTTAGGTCACGGGTGATATCTTCCACGCGGATTTTCAGCAAAGAACGGAGAAGCGCTTCGTCGTCTTCTTCTATCGGGTTCCCTCCGCCTCCGGTCTCTAGCATGCCGATGACGGAGTTAGATATCGAGTCTGGAGGAGAAGAGCCTCGTTGACTTTAAGACGCTAAATTTTTACTGCTACGTGGACGTGTATGATTTGTTATaaatgtttccttgtttagagCTAAGATGCGGAGATGAAATAATTCTTTGTTAGGGCATCAGCATTGGGACTTCTTAAGCCCATTTCTTAGTAAATTTGGGTCGAAATTTAAATCAAAAAGGCTGGATATGTTTGGAAAAACTTCTAAGTTAAGAAGTTATTTGGCTCGTCCTTCAGGGGCACGTGTCGCAAGTGGACGGTTTGCAAACACGGAAACGGGTGtgtgtctctctctctcgttcgtctcatttctttcttttctcgaTCTCTCTCGACGCCGAAGGCACCAAATCGGAAGCGTTGACGATGATTCTGTGTTGTTGTTGCCGACATCGTCTCCTCCCTCTCCTCAATTCCGATTCAGCTTCATTAGAAACAATCACTTCATTTACTCCGCCGTAACGTCGCCGATCCCAACCTGCTTTGCTCACCGTCTCCCCGGCGTTTAACAggtgtttctttttattttctctctatTACATATCTCTCAAAGCTTCCACCTTTCCTTTGTCTCGTTGAATCTGTTGTCTGAATTTGGAATTTGCTAGCTCATTACTGATCTCGGAGAAATGGATTCGAGACCCAGTGGACCAGTGGTGTTGACGGTGGAGGAGAAGGCCGTTCTGAACGAAGGAATTGGTTTGATACTTTCGCGGTGGACAGCCATGAGAGCCGCCGTCGATAACGGCTGGGGCGGGCGAGATTCTCATCTGAAAGCTGAACGCACCGTTTCCAATGTTCTCGATTACTTCATCCGTTTAAAAGGTTTCATCTTTATAGCTTTTCCATAAAAAGTTTCGAGTTTTGCTGTTAAAGATGAAGACTTTCTGATTACTTCACTCTTGTGAGTTCCTTCTTTCTTGTAGATCCAACGATGGGCTTTGATGGGTTAGCTGATATTCTAGAGAATGGTCTTAATGAGCTTAACACTTTGGCTGATGATGGAAGCCTTGAGGAGGTATAGATTGTTCTTTTTTGGATCTTGATGTTAGTTTCTTGTTACTGATGGTGTTTTTTGTCTTCTGTGTTGCTACTGATAGGTGACAGAGACGTTGCTAGATTTGTATTATGAATGTCTCGAAGGTAACTACCAAAGGGTTGAGCAACTGAGGGTGACTAGTTCTCAGACTAGTGCAAAAGTTGTCAAGGTTTGTAACTGTATTTTCTCAGACATTCTCTTCTAGATATTGGCTGTAGTGAAGACACGCATGAGATTCATTTTATATTCCATTAATGTCCTGATGTCTGTGTGATTTCATTAGTTATAGACTTTTGATGATTGTGAGAGTACTacatattgttatattttggtAGTTTGGTTATGATCATTATCCGAGATTAAGAAATGAGGCTTTCTTGGGTATTGCAGGTTTCAAACGGTAAcgatgaggatgaggatgatgaggagagcgatgatgaagatgatgatgaggataCAAAGATGAGCaatgttttatatgttttattataaaatcCTACCAAACAAttatcataaaaaataaaatttaatattttgctaAGAACCTACCAAAGCTTCTACCAATAATCTTTACTTTTACTCATGTATCTTaccaaaatctcttaatctaatctatactattaaagcagaatctttCTTATGAATCTGCCCCTGAATTTTcctattaattacaaaacattccattaccttttcttcctttttaaaTACCAATCGCATGCCTTTTTCAACCAATTATTTTCAAGAAAAATTTAATAACTACTCCTctttaaatgcaaaaaaaatcgGGTATGAAGATATTAATAACTATTCCTAAcaatatatttgatcatttaaTTAAGATTTTGTCACACCAACAATATATTTGGTCAtttaattaagattttttttcaaagcGCAAAGATCTTCTTCGACACATCAAAAACCATTTCAACATGCAAAACCGATCGGCCCACTTTTCAAAcctattcaaaatattttaattgtaagCATACATAGCAAATAAATGACATAACAAATAAATTCCATAACAAATAGTATAcaataaaactaattttatatttttgaactctTAAAAATTAATTGTTATGTGTATCCATTCAAAAATTGATTGCTATGCGTATCTATTATGTATATCTAACATACAATATATgaatcttttcaaaaataaacaatcaaCACAATTATAGTTAGACTAGATTATTTGGTATAAGAACacaatcattttattaacaaatatttttacaatttaaaagaaaacataacccgcgctttgaaagcgcgggtcaaaatctagttatattattaaagtaataCTAAGATATGCCATTGCATATCTAGCAATGCGGATGCCCTTACTTTTCGGTTCAGGCGTTTCCAAAAAGGGTTAATGTTGATTTCATTGTTTAATGAGTTTGCACACGTGACTTAATAATCTCAACTGTCGTTTTTCTTTGGGACATGGAAAATGTATTCGACGCAGAGTTTTTAAGTGATTTGCAACAAAAATGACAAATTTATTGTTATtcaaacataaattaaatttcatttaaaattcAGTGTTATTAAACttgacattttataaattatttttaaatttggtgttattaaaaatattttaaattgtggaattttaaagtttttaaatgattttaaagtGTTTGAGTGaaattttttagtttaaaaatctaaaactcaAATCTCATGGTTTTAGATAATATTCTAGAGTAGTTTaacataaaatcattttaatctTTGCAATTCAGTGAAATTATCTAAAACctgattaaaaatcaaatcagcTCAAAGTTTAGATTGAATACAACCCTCTTAATGTTTTACTATAATTGAACATAGAGATGTAAAATACATTGCCAgctgaaaataaattaattttgagtcgaaattggcaaaaaaaaaacgagatttTGCCAGACTAAAATTATAAACGGTTGATACTTGAAGCCATAAATGTTTTTAGTTCAGAAAAAGAAACGATACTACATTGAATTGAATCGAGACTTGGAACTTACAAcaaacaaccaataaaaaaatgtttttttttttacccaaaaaaagaaaaaatgtttataCTTGAGAACTGACACTGTGTTTAATTCAAGAGTACTGACCAACGATGTCCTTGCCCAATCATCAATAACATATTTTTCGGAATGCAAATTTTGTAGTTTCAGATAACTAAAACTTCACAGGCAGCAAGATAGAGACGCATAGGCCAGGCCGTGAATGGTAACCTGCTGAACGGTATATGGTGAACTAATgtcaaaaatgtaattttacaaGTACtttacaaatacaaaaaatgcAGTGTGGAAAATAAAACGTGATTATGTATGTTTGCGGTTTTGCTTTAAAAACTTAATCAGACGTAATGTTGCAAGATTCTACTAGAAAAGAGTAGCGGTTCTTCTAGAAGCACTGTTGCCAATCTAAAATATCTTTCTATGGTACATAAAGCAGAACAAAGCTGAAGAGGTAACAA
It encodes:
- the LOC103833542 gene encoding RING-H2 finger protein ATL17 isoform X1, translated to MSLRDPNPVTNTPGSFSDPGGFAINSRIMFTAIIIIIFFVILMVSLHLYSRCYLHRSRRFHIRRLNRSRRAAAAMTFFADPSSSTSEVTTRGLDPSVVKSLPTFTFSAAAAPDAIECAVCLSEFEESEPGRVLPNCKHAFHVECIDMWFLSHSSCPLCRSLVEPIAGVVKTAAEEVAISISDPVSGDTNDVIGAGTSDHEDSRGKPAAIEVSTRNLGESENELSRSNSFRSRVISSTRIFSKERRSASSSSSIGFPPPPVSSMPMTELDIESGGEEPR
- the LOC103833542 gene encoding RING-H2 finger protein ATL2 isoform X2; translation: MSLRDPNPVTNTPGSFSDPGGFAINSRIMFTAIIIIIFFVILMVSLHLYSRCYLHRSRRFHIRRLNRSRRAAAAMTFFADPSSSTSEVTTRGLDPSVVKSLPTFTFSAAAAPDAIECAVCLSEFEESEPGRVLPNCKHAFHVECIDMWFLSHSSCPLCRSLVEPIAGVVKTAAEEVAISISDPVSGDTNDVIGAGTSDHEDSRGKPAAIEVSTRNLGDWRRRASLTLRR
- the LOC103833543 gene encoding pre-rRNA-processing protein TSR2 homolog; this encodes MDSRPSGPVVLTVEEKAVLNEGIGLILSRWTAMRAAVDNGWGGRDSHLKAERTVSNVLDYFIRLKDPTMGFDGLADILENGLNELNTLADDGSLEEVTETLLDLYYECLEGNYQRVEQLRVTSSQTSAKVVKVSNGNDEDEDDEESDDEDDDEDTKMSNVLYVLL